The following proteins are co-located in the Pseudomonas sp. ATCC 13867 genome:
- the rnt gene encoding ribonuclease T, giving the protein MSDENEIFEEELDGSFPPGPRHPMARRFRGYLPVVVDVETGGFNAGTDALLEIAAVTIGMDESGYLFPEHTYFFRVEPFEGANIEQAALEFTGIKLDHPLRMAVPEEQALTEIFRGVRKSLKSNGCKRAILVGHNSSFDLGFLNAAVNRSGVKRNPFHPFSSFDTATLAGLAYGQTVLAKACQTAGIEFDNREAHSARYDTEKTAELFCGIVNRWKEFGGWMEDDH; this is encoded by the coding sequence ATGAGTGACGAGAACGAAATCTTCGAAGAAGAACTCGACGGTTCCTTCCCGCCCGGCCCGCGCCATCCGATGGCGCGCCGCTTCCGTGGCTACCTGCCGGTGGTGGTGGACGTCGAGACCGGTGGCTTCAACGCCGGCACCGACGCGCTGCTGGAAATCGCCGCCGTCACCATCGGCATGGACGAGAGCGGCTACCTGTTCCCGGAGCACACCTACTTCTTCCGTGTGGAGCCCTTCGAAGGCGCCAACATCGAGCAGGCCGCGCTGGAGTTCACCGGCATCAAGCTGGACCACCCGCTGCGCATGGCCGTGCCGGAAGAACAGGCGCTGACCGAGATCTTCCGCGGCGTGCGCAAGTCGCTGAAGTCCAACGGCTGCAAGCGGGCGATCCTGGTCGGCCACAACAGCAGCTTCGACCTGGGCTTCCTCAACGCCGCGGTGAACCGCAGCGGCGTGAAGCGCAACCCGTTCCACCCGTTCTCCAGCTTCGACACCGCCACCCTCGCCGGCCTCGCCTACGGCCAGACCGTCCTGGCCAAGGCCTGCCAGACCGCCGGCATCGAGTTCGACAACCGCGAGGCGCACTCGGCGCGCTACGACACCGAGAAGACCGCCGAGCTGTTCTGCGGCATCGTCAACCGCTGGAAAGAGTTCGGCGGCTGGATGGAAGACGATCACTGA
- the pyrC gene encoding dihydroorotase: protein MSDRLTLLRPDDWHIHLRDGAALAQTVGDAARTFGRAIIMPNLVPPVRNAVEADAYRQRILAARPAGSRFEPLMVLYLTDRTSADDVRAAKASGYVHAAKLYPAGATTNSDSGVTSVDNIFHVLEAMADVGLPLLVHGEVTRAEIDVFDREKRFIDEHLTRVVERFPTLKVVLEHITTGDAAAFVKAAPANVGATITAHHLLYNRNHMLVGGIRPHFYCLPILKRNTHQEALLDAATSGSPKFFLGTDSAPHARHAKEAACGCAGCYTAYAAIEMYAEAFEQRNALDKLEAFASFHGPDFYGLPRNSDRITLVREEWEAPAALPFGDFDVVPLRAGEKLRWRLLETEA from the coding sequence ATGTCCGACCGCCTGACACTCCTGCGCCCCGACGACTGGCACATCCACCTGCGCGACGGCGCCGCGCTCGCGCAAACCGTCGGCGACGCCGCCCGCACCTTCGGCCGCGCCATCATCATGCCGAATCTGGTTCCGCCGGTACGCAATGCCGTCGAAGCCGACGCCTACCGCCAGCGCATCCTGGCCGCCCGTCCGGCCGGCAGCCGCTTCGAGCCGCTGATGGTGCTCTACCTCACCGACCGCACCAGCGCCGACGACGTGCGCGCTGCCAAGGCCTCGGGCTACGTGCACGCCGCCAAGCTGTACCCGGCCGGCGCCACCACCAACTCCGATTCCGGCGTGACCAGCGTCGACAACATCTTCCACGTGCTCGAAGCCATGGCCGACGTCGGCCTGCCGCTGCTGGTGCATGGCGAGGTGACCCGCGCCGAGATCGACGTGTTCGACCGCGAGAAGCGCTTCATCGACGAGCACCTGACCCGCGTGGTCGAGCGCTTCCCGACCCTCAAGGTGGTCCTCGAGCACATCACCACCGGCGATGCCGCCGCCTTCGTCAAGGCCGCCCCGGCCAACGTCGGCGCCACCATCACCGCGCACCACCTGCTGTACAACCGCAACCACATGCTGGTCGGCGGTATCCGCCCGCACTTCTATTGCCTGCCGATCCTCAAGCGCAACACCCACCAGGAAGCCCTGCTGGATGCGGCCACGAGCGGCAGCCCGAAGTTCTTCCTCGGCACCGACTCCGCGCCCCACGCGCGCCACGCCAAGGAAGCCGCCTGCGGTTGCGCCGGCTGCTATACCGCCTATGCCGCCATCGAGATGTACGCCGAGGCCTTCGAGCAACGCAACGCGCTGGACAAGCTGGAAGCCTTCGCCAGCTTCCATGGCCCGGACTTCTACGGCCTGCCGCGCAACAGCGACCGCATCACCCTGGTGCGTGAAGAGTGGGAAGCCCCGGCGGCCCTGCCGTTCGGCGACTTCGACGTGGTCCCGCTGCGTGCCGGCGAGAAACTGCGCTGGCGCCTGCTGGAGACCGAGGCATGA
- a CDS encoding MotY family protein, with translation MRQSLLFLLVLCASLPAWGLTFQTRLESAEWTVAGDQFECRLSQNVAGFGLGEFVWRAGEQPTFRLKPQQDWLGRGAATLLAAAPPWRPGQGEVNLGAVQVGAGDVPFNSTQQQAGRLLGGLLEGRTPEVRHRTRDGERLLVRLLPTRFAAGYAQFQDCSAKMLPVNFDQVRQSQIGFPDGGTGLDALGRAKLDIILQYMKADPSVNRIELDGHSDNSGNRLANRDTSRRRAVAVMDYLKANGVPESQITLRFYGERYPLVKNNSEANRARNRRVTVNLSRGPAAEAEPAAPASAAPAAPEASTAGAAPPAAASPAPRS, from the coding sequence GTGCGCCAGTCTCTTCTTTTCCTGCTTGTCCTTTGCGCGAGCCTGCCGGCCTGGGGGCTGACCTTTCAGACGCGCCTGGAAAGCGCCGAATGGACGGTGGCGGGCGACCAGTTCGAATGCCGGCTGTCGCAGAACGTGGCGGGCTTCGGCCTGGGCGAGTTCGTCTGGCGCGCCGGTGAGCAACCGACCTTCCGTCTCAAGCCCCAGCAGGACTGGCTCGGGCGCGGCGCGGCGACGCTGCTGGCGGCGGCCCCGCCGTGGCGGCCGGGGCAGGGCGAGGTAAACCTGGGCGCCGTGCAGGTCGGCGCTGGCGACGTGCCGTTCAACAGCACCCAGCAGCAGGCCGGGCGTCTGCTCGGCGGCCTGCTGGAAGGCCGTACGCCGGAGGTCCGGCACCGCACCCGTGATGGCGAGCGTTTGCTGGTGCGCCTGTTGCCGACGCGTTTTGCCGCCGGTTATGCGCAGTTCCAGGATTGTTCGGCGAAGATGCTGCCGGTGAATTTCGATCAGGTCCGACAGAGCCAGATCGGCTTCCCGGACGGCGGCACCGGGCTCGACGCGCTGGGCCGCGCCAAGCTGGACATCATCCTGCAATATATGAAGGCCGACCCGAGCGTGAACCGCATCGAGCTCGACGGTCATTCCGACAACAGCGGCAATCGCCTGGCCAACCGCGATACCTCGCGCCGCCGTGCCGTCGCGGTGATGGACTATCTCAAGGCCAATGGCGTGCCGGAGTCGCAGATCACCCTGCGTTTCTATGGCGAGCGCTATCCGCTGGTGAAGAACAATTCCGAAGCCAACCGGGCGCGCAATCGTCGGGTGACGGTGAACCTGTCTCGCGGACCTGCCGCCGAGGCAGAGCCGGCCGCTCCGGCTTCAGCGGCGCCCGCTGCGCCGGAAGCCTCGACAGCGGGCGCGGCCCCACCGGCGGCGGCCAGTCCCGCGCCCAGGAGCTGA
- a CDS encoding argininosuccinate synthase, protein MADVKKVVLAYSGGLDTSVILKWLQDTYNCEVVTFTADLGQGEEVEPARAKAKALGVKEIYIEDLREEFVRDFVYPMFRANTIYEGEYLLGTSIARPLIAKRLIEIANETGADAISHGATGKGNDQVRFELGAYALKPGVKVIAPWREWDLLSREKLMDYAETHNIPIERHGKKKSPYSMDANLLHISYEGGVLEDTWTEHEEDMWKWTVSPEKAPDTPTYIELTYRKGDIVAIDGKDMTPAQVLTELNRIGGANGIGRLDIVENRYVGMKSRGCYETPGGTIMLKAHRAIESITLDREVAHLKDELMPRYAKLIYTGYWWSPEREMLQQMIDASQEYVNGVVRLKLYKGNVIVVGRKSDDSLFDANIATFEEDGGAYNQADAAGFIKLNALRMRIAANKGRKLF, encoded by the coding sequence ATGGCGGACGTGAAGAAGGTAGTCCTGGCGTATTCCGGTGGCCTGGACACCTCGGTAATTCTGAAGTGGCTGCAGGATACCTATAACTGCGAAGTGGTGACCTTCACCGCCGACCTGGGTCAGGGCGAGGAGGTCGAGCCGGCCCGTGCCAAGGCCAAGGCGCTGGGTGTCAAAGAGATCTACATCGAGGACCTGCGAGAAGAGTTCGTCCGCGACTTCGTCTACCCGATGTTCCGTGCCAACACCATCTACGAAGGCGAGTACCTGCTGGGTACTTCCATCGCCCGTCCGCTGATCGCCAAGCGCCTGATCGAGATCGCCAACGAGACCGGCGCCGATGCCATCTCCCACGGCGCCACCGGCAAGGGCAACGACCAGGTGCGCTTCGAGCTGGGCGCCTATGCCCTCAAGCCGGGCGTGAAGGTGATCGCTCCCTGGCGCGAGTGGGACCTGCTGTCCCGCGAGAAGCTGATGGACTACGCCGAAACCCACAACATCCCGATCGAGCGCCACGGCAAGAAGAAGTCGCCGTACTCCATGGATGCCAACCTGCTGCACATCTCCTATGAAGGCGGCGTGCTGGAAGACACCTGGACCGAGCACGAAGAGGACATGTGGAAGTGGACCGTCTCCCCGGAGAAGGCCCCCGATACCCCGACCTACATCGAGCTGACCTACCGCAAGGGCGACATCGTCGCCATCGACGGCAAGGACATGACCCCGGCCCAGGTGCTGACCGAACTGAACCGTATCGGCGGCGCCAACGGCATCGGCCGTCTGGACATCGTCGAGAACCGCTACGTCGGCATGAAGTCCCGCGGCTGCTACGAGACCCCCGGCGGCACCATCATGCTCAAGGCGCACCGCGCCATCGAGTCGATCACCCTGGACCGCGAAGTCGCTCACCTGAAGGACGAGCTGATGCCGCGCTACGCCAAGCTGATCTACACCGGCTACTGGTGGAGCCCGGAGCGCGAGATGCTCCAGCAGATGATCGATGCGTCCCAGGAATACGTGAACGGCGTCGTGCGCCTGAAGCTGTACAAGGGCAACGTCATCGTGGTCGGCCGCAAGTCCGATGACTCGCTGTTCGATGCCAACATCGCGACCTTCGAGGAAGACGGCGGCGCCTACAACCAGGCCGATGCCGCTGGCTTCATCAAGCTCAACGCGCTGCGCATGCGCATCGCCGCGAACAAGGGCCGCAAGCTGTTCTGA
- the gloA gene encoding lactoylglutathione lyase, producing MRLLHTMLRVGDLDKSIAFYTEILGMTLLRRKDYPDGQFTLAFVGYGSEDENSVIELTYNWGVDQYELGTGYGHIALEVADVYKACEDIRSRGGKITREPGPMKHGTSILAFVEDPDGYKIELLSPQRKD from the coding sequence ATGAGACTGCTGCACACCATGCTGCGCGTCGGCGACCTGGACAAATCCATCGCCTTCTACACCGAAATCCTGGGCATGACCCTGCTACGCCGCAAGGACTATCCGGACGGCCAGTTCACCCTGGCCTTCGTCGGCTACGGCAGTGAAGACGAGAACAGCGTCATCGAGCTGACCTACAACTGGGGCGTGGACCAGTACGAACTGGGCACCGGCTACGGTCACATCGCCCTGGAAGTGGCGGATGTCTACAAGGCCTGCGAGGACATCCGCTCCCGTGGCGGCAAGATCACCCGCGAGCCGGGCCCGATGAAACACGGCACCAGCATCCTGGCCTTCGTCGAGGATCCGGACGGCTACAAGATCGAGCTGCTTTCGCCGCAGCGCAAGGACTGA
- the ppnN gene encoding nucleotide 5'-monophosphate nucleosidase PpnN codes for MSPRPVNNASVSPKGSLETLSQREVHQLSEAGSGSTYKLFRQCALAILNTGTQIDNAKHILDAYRDFELEIHQQDRGVRLELFNAPADAFVDGEMIASTREMLFSALRDIVYTQNALNSRRFGLDSSAGITDYVFHLLRNARALHAGVEPKIVVCWGGHSISTNEYKYTKKVGHELGLRSLDVCTGCGPGVMKGPMKGATIGHAKQRITDGRYLGLSEPGIIAAEAPNPIVNELVILPDIEKRLEAFVRVGHGIIVFPGGVGTAEEFLYLLGILMHPENQDMPFPLVLTGPRSAAAYIEQLHAFVGATLGEAAQQRYRIIIDDPAEVAREMSTGLKRVKQFRRERNDAYHFNWLLKIDEGFQRPFEPTHENMAGLDLGRDVPPHELAANLRRAFSGIVAGNVKEHGIRMIEEYGPYEINGDAAIMEPLDALLQAFVEQHRMKLPGGAAYEPCYRVVQRAGVEV; via the coding sequence ATGTCCCCAAGACCGGTAAACAATGCCTCGGTTAGCCCCAAGGGCAGCCTCGAAACCCTCTCCCAGCGTGAAGTCCACCAGCTCAGCGAAGCGGGCTCGGGCAGTACCTACAAGCTCTTCCGCCAGTGTGCCCTGGCCATCCTCAACACCGGCACGCAGATCGACAACGCCAAGCACATCCTCGACGCCTACCGCGACTTCGAACTGGAAATCCACCAGCAGGACCGTGGCGTGCGCCTGGAACTGTTCAACGCGCCGGCCGACGCCTTCGTCGACGGCGAGATGATCGCCAGCACCCGCGAGATGCTGTTCAGCGCCCTGCGCGACATCGTCTACACGCAGAACGCACTGAACAGCCGGCGCTTCGGCCTGGACAGCTCGGCCGGCATCACCGACTACGTCTTCCACCTGCTGCGCAACGCCCGCGCCCTGCACGCTGGCGTGGAGCCGAAGATCGTCGTGTGCTGGGGCGGCCACTCCATCAGCACCAACGAGTACAAGTACACCAAGAAGGTCGGCCACGAACTGGGCTTGCGCAGCCTCGATGTCTGCACCGGCTGCGGCCCGGGCGTGATGAAGGGCCCGATGAAGGGCGCCACCATCGGTCATGCCAAGCAGCGCATCACCGATGGCCGCTACCTGGGCCTGAGCGAGCCGGGGATCATCGCCGCCGAGGCGCCGAACCCCATCGTCAACGAACTGGTGATCCTGCCGGATATCGAGAAGCGCCTGGAGGCCTTCGTCCGCGTCGGTCATGGCATCATCGTGTTCCCCGGCGGCGTCGGTACGGCGGAGGAGTTCCTCTACCTGCTGGGCATCCTCATGCACCCGGAAAACCAGGACATGCCATTCCCCCTGGTGCTCACCGGACCGCGCAGCGCGGCAGCCTACATCGAGCAACTGCACGCCTTCGTCGGCGCGACGCTGGGCGAAGCGGCGCAGCAGCGCTACCGCATCATCATCGACGATCCGGCGGAGGTGGCGCGGGAAATGAGCACCGGCCTCAAGCGGGTCAAGCAGTTCCGCCGCGAGCGCAACGATGCCTACCACTTCAACTGGCTGCTGAAGATCGACGAGGGCTTCCAGCGTCCGTTCGAGCCGACCCACGAGAACATGGCCGGCCTGGATCTGGGTCGCGATGTACCGCCTCACGAGCTGGCGGCGAACCTGCGTCGGGCGTTCTCCGGCATCGTCGCCGGCAACGTGAAGGAACATGGCATCCGCATGATCGAGGAGTACGGCCCGTATGAGATCAACGGCGATGCGGCGATCATGGAGCCGCTGGACGCACTGCTGCAGGCCTTCGTCGAGCAGCACCGCATGAAGCTGCCGGGCGGTGCGGCGTACGAGCCGTGCTACCGGGTGGTGCAGCGCGCCGGCGTCGAGGTTTGA
- a CDS encoding PA3496 family putative envelope integrity protein codes for MANDKEDLELEDDVSTDDSDDGVEASAEVAKTNLTKRRIIDNYLEERRLQRQLSDYDFDL; via the coding sequence ATGGCAAACGACAAAGAAGACCTCGAACTCGAGGACGATGTCAGCACAGACGACAGCGATGATGGCGTCGAAGCCTCGGCGGAGGTCGCCAAGACCAACCTGACCAAGCGCCGCATCATCGACAACTACCTCGAAGAGCGTCGCCTGCAGCGTCAGTTGTCCGACTACGACTTCGACCTGTAA
- the nth gene encoding endonuclease III codes for MNAAKRAEIFRRLQEDNPNPETELAYSTPFELLIAVILSAQATDVGVNKATAKLYPVANTPEAIHALGVDGLSEYIKTIGLYNSKARNVIETCRILVEKHGSQVPDNREDLEALPGVGRKTANVVLNTAFRQPAMAVDTHIFRVANRTGIAPGKNVLEVEKKLLKFVPREYLLDAHHWLILHGRYVCKARKPQCGSCRIEDLCEYKYKTSDD; via the coding sequence ATGAATGCCGCCAAGCGCGCGGAAATTTTCCGCCGTCTGCAAGAAGACAATCCCAACCCCGAAACCGAACTGGCCTACAGCACGCCCTTCGAGCTGCTGATCGCGGTGATCCTCTCCGCCCAGGCCACCGACGTCGGGGTGAACAAGGCCACGGCGAAGCTCTATCCGGTGGCCAACACCCCGGAGGCCATCCATGCCCTGGGCGTGGACGGGCTGTCGGAGTACATCAAGACCATCGGTCTGTACAACAGCAAGGCCAGGAACGTCATCGAGACGTGCCGCATCCTCGTCGAGAAGCACGGCAGCCAGGTACCGGACAACCGCGAGGACCTCGAAGCCCTGCCCGGCGTCGGCCGCAAGACCGCCAACGTGGTGCTCAACACCGCCTTCCGACAGCCGGCAATGGCCGTGGACACCCACATCTTCCGCGTCGCCAACCGTACCGGGATAGCCCCGGGCAAGAATGTGCTGGAAGTCGAGAAGAAATTGCTGAAATTCGTCCCCAGGGAATACCTGCTCGATGCCCACCACTGGCTGATCCTGCACGGGCGCTACGTTTGCAAGGCGCGCAAGCCGCAGTGCGGCAGTTGCCGGATCGAGGACCTGTGCGAGTACAAGTACAAGACGTCCGACGATTGA
- a CDS encoding electron transport complex subunit E codes for MSNPGYRELALQGLWKNNPGLVQLLGLCPLLGTSNSVVNALGLGLATLFVLACSNAAVALIRGAVTEAVRLPAFVLIIAALTTCIELLMQAWTYELYQILGIFIPLITTNCVILGRAEAFASRHGVLRSTFDGLMMGSGFALVLLVVGTLRELLGHGTLLAGMELLFGPAAATWKIQMFPHGQGFLLAILPPGAFLVLGLLIALKNRIDESLAERAKAQAGDGPASERQRVRVTGVIE; via the coding sequence ATGAGTAACCCCGGCTACCGCGAACTGGCCCTGCAGGGGCTGTGGAAGAACAATCCGGGGCTGGTGCAACTGCTCGGCCTGTGCCCGCTGCTGGGCACCAGCAACTCCGTGGTCAACGCCCTCGGGCTGGGCCTGGCGACCCTCTTCGTGCTGGCTTGCTCCAACGCGGCGGTGGCGCTGATCCGTGGAGCGGTGACCGAGGCCGTGCGCCTGCCCGCCTTCGTCCTGATCATCGCCGCGCTGACCACCTGCATCGAACTGCTGATGCAGGCCTGGACCTACGAGCTGTACCAGATCCTCGGCATCTTCATCCCGCTGATCACCACCAACTGCGTGATCCTCGGCCGCGCCGAAGCCTTTGCCTCGCGCCACGGCGTGCTGCGTTCGACCTTCGACGGCCTGATGATGGGCAGCGGGTTCGCCCTGGTGCTGCTGGTAGTGGGTACGCTGCGCGAACTGCTCGGACATGGCACCCTGCTGGCCGGCATGGAGCTGCTGTTCGGCCCGGCGGCGGCGACCTGGAAAATCCAGATGTTCCCGCATGGCCAGGGCTTCCTGCTGGCCATCCTGCCGCCCGGCGCCTTCCTGGTGCTGGGCCTGCTGATTGCCCTGAAAAACCGTATCGATGAGAGCCTGGCGGAACGCGCCAAGGCGCAGGCGGGCGATGGTCCCGCGAGCGAGCGCCAACGCGTCCGCGTGACCGGAGTGATCGAATGA
- the rsxG gene encoding electron transport complex subunit RsxG yields the protein MPGAPRSMLKNALVLGLFAVVTVGGVALVHQLTAQRIDDAQREARGRALLELLPAGSYDNHPLDSQVDAFDPKLLGRNAPAPAFVARRQGQATAVILQAIAPDGYSGSIQLLVGVTAEGRLLGVRVAAHKETPGLGDKIELGKSDWLHGFDGRSLTDPAEAGWKVKKDGGQFDQFAGATVTPRAVVKATHKALQYFDAHKAELLAPAAQAATGDSHE from the coding sequence ATGCCCGGCGCCCCTCGCTCGATGCTGAAGAACGCCCTGGTGCTCGGCCTGTTCGCCGTGGTCACGGTGGGCGGGGTGGCGCTGGTCCACCAGCTCACCGCGCAGCGCATCGACGATGCCCAGCGCGAAGCGCGCGGCCGCGCCCTGCTGGAACTGTTGCCGGCGGGCAGCTATGACAACCATCCGCTGGACAGCCAGGTCGACGCCTTCGATCCCAAGCTGCTCGGCCGCAACGCGCCGGCCCCTGCCTTCGTCGCCCGCCGCCAGGGCCAGGCCACGGCAGTGATCCTCCAGGCCATAGCGCCGGACGGCTACAGCGGCTCCATCCAACTGCTGGTGGGCGTCACCGCCGAAGGCCGGCTGCTCGGCGTGCGCGTCGCCGCGCACAAGGAAACCCCGGGGCTGGGCGACAAGATCGAGCTGGGCAAGAGCGACTGGCTGCACGGCTTCGACGGCCGCTCGCTGACCGACCCGGCGGAGGCCGGCTGGAAGGTGAAGAAGGACGGCGGCCAGTTCGACCAGTTCGCCGGTGCCACCGTCACCCCGCGCGCCGTGGTGAAGGCTACGCACAAGGCGCTGCAGTACTTCGATGCGCACAAGGCCGAACTGCTCGCGCCCGCCGCGCAAGCGGCCACGGGAGACAGCCATGAGTAA
- a CDS encoding RnfABCDGE type electron transport complex subunit D encodes MKLPRTASPHATGSNRTQKVMLTLLAACAPGALVLIGLYGVGTLFNLLWCSLIALATEAAMLRLRNRPLVFFLKDGSALVTAVLLALALPPYAPWWLSLIATVFALVFGKHLYGGLGQNPFNPAMIGYVVVLVSFPLQMSQWPAPDSALGLGEGLRQILGVAGQAPDAWVGATALDVLRNNNSLTMDELLAQSSAFGHIGGRGMELVNLAFLAGGLFLLWRKLFTWHAPVGMLGALFVTSLLFWNGSGSDSHGSPLLHLFSGATMLGAFFIVTDPVSGATSNRGRLVFGIGVGVLTYVIRAWGGYPDGVAFAVLLMNLAAPTIDYYSRPRTYGHKKPERGFKVGD; translated from the coding sequence ATGAAACTGCCGCGCACCGCCTCGCCCCACGCCACCGGCAGCAACCGCACGCAGAAGGTCATGCTGACCTTGCTGGCCGCCTGTGCGCCGGGCGCCCTGGTGCTGATCGGCCTGTACGGCGTCGGCACGCTGTTCAACCTGCTCTGGTGCAGCCTGATCGCGCTGGCCACCGAGGCGGCGATGCTCAGGCTGCGCAATCGCCCGCTGGTTTTCTTCCTCAAGGACGGCAGCGCGCTGGTCACCGCCGTGCTGCTGGCCCTCGCCCTGCCGCCTTACGCGCCGTGGTGGCTGAGCCTGATCGCCACGGTCTTCGCCCTGGTGTTCGGCAAGCACCTGTATGGCGGATTGGGGCAGAACCCGTTCAATCCGGCGATGATCGGCTACGTGGTGGTGCTGGTGTCCTTCCCGCTGCAGATGAGCCAATGGCCGGCGCCGGACAGCGCGCTGGGTCTCGGCGAAGGGCTGCGGCAGATCCTCGGCGTCGCCGGCCAGGCGCCGGACGCCTGGGTCGGCGCCACCGCGCTGGACGTGCTGCGCAACAACAACAGCCTGACGATGGACGAACTGCTGGCACAATCCAGCGCCTTCGGCCATATCGGCGGGCGCGGCATGGAACTGGTCAACCTGGCGTTCCTCGCCGGTGGGCTGTTCCTGCTCTGGCGCAAGCTGTTCACCTGGCACGCGCCGGTGGGCATGCTCGGCGCACTGTTCGTCACGAGCCTGCTGTTCTGGAACGGCTCCGGCTCCGACTCCCACGGCTCGCCGCTGCTGCACCTGTTCAGCGGCGCGACCATGCTCGGCGCCTTCTTCATCGTCACCGATCCCGTCTCCGGCGCCACCAGCAATCGTGGACGCCTGGTGTTCGGCATCGGCGTCGGCGTGCTCACCTATGTGATCCGTGCCTGGGGCGGCTACCCGGACGGCGTGGCCTTCGCCGTGCTGCTGATGAACCTCGCCGCGCCGACCATCGACTACTACAGCCGTCCACGCACCTACGGGCACAAGAAGCCCGAGCGTGGCTTCAAGGTGGGGGACTGA